The Candidatus Campbellbacteria bacterium genome segment GATTTCTTCTCCGCCATATTGGTGAACATAATGATGCGCCTCGTCGGCTTCTTTATGCGCCTGACTATGATAGCCGTGGGGCTAGCTGTTCTCGCGCTCGCTCTCCTCGGTTTGATAATCGATCTCGCCTTTTGGTTGCTGTGGCCGGCGGTCATTGGAGTGCTATTATTCTTTGGCTTTAGTCTTCTCATCGCGTAAATATGAACGAAAGAGAAATACAAAGAACATTGAGAAGAAACAGCGCCGTACTAACACTCGAACGGGTCTTCCCTAGACGCGTCAGAGGCAACGCTCGCCGAATCGTAACGATAATGATCGTTATATTCGGTTTATTTACGGCAATGTTGTTCTTTTTGGGCAATAGCGACTTTATAAACGAGAGCGACGTTCCCTCTATTCTCAATAATCTAGCCCTTGAGATAACACGCTTCGTCGGCGCCCTATTTATCCTCACCGTCTTGTGGTTAATTCTCGTAACTCTAGATTTTTTCTACTACTCCAACTATTTCGACGGGTTCAAAAGCACCATCAGTCGCATAGAGCTATACAAACGACGAGACGGATTGAGTTTTGCTCTTTTAAAACTACTTGACGGGCATAGAAACGAGAAAGACCTGGCGCAAATCGCCTTCCGATCAGCTCAAGCCCACGAATTGGTAAACCGTTTGGGCATTCCCTTTAGAGAGCTCAGGAATTTTCTCAAGGAAAATGATCTTGGTATTCCCAAAGAGTTCCCTCTGCGAGAAAACGGCAAAATGATCTTGATCAGAGATATAATTGCTCTTTCATACCACAAAAGCCCCGCCATACAAGACTTCTTCTTCAAACGGGGTGTAAATTCCGATATTTTCTACGGCGCTTTGGAATGGACAGAGGTTATGCGCCGCGAGCGCCTGCGCAACCTTACCTGGTGGTCACGTATCAATCTCGGAGAGATATCCGGTATCGCCAAGGACTGGGCGTACGGCGGGGCGTATACTTTGCGCCGCTACGCGACAGAAATTCGCGCACGCCGTACACATGCCGGTACTTCCGTACTGCACGCGCGAGATGAAATAGAAACCATACTTTCCAAGTCACGTGAAGCGAACGCGCTTTTGGTAGGAGCGCGAGGAGGCGGACGAGACCAAGTAATATCTGATTTTGCCGCTCGTGTTTACGAAGGCAAGTCTCCGGCGCCGCTTGAAGGAAAGCATATATTCCGACTGGATTCTGTGGCTCTGTCCACCAACAATCCCGACAAGCATTCTTTTGAAAGCGAGCTTTTAAAGCTTTTGAACGACAGCGTTCGCGCCGGCAATATAATTCTCGTCATAGACAACATATCCGACTTTCTCCTCAACGCGAGATCGATCGGCGTTGACGTAAGAGAGATCTTTGATCCGTTCCTCGCGAGCGACTCTCTTCAACTCGTAGCTACCGCCACCCCCGAAGAAGTTGAAACTTCGCTAAGGGACTTCCCTTTCACGCGTACCAGGTTTGAAAAGATAAGAGTAAAAATAGACGATAATAAAGAGCTTATCTCGCTGTTATCCTACGCCGCTTTGAATATTGAAGCTCGCTCTGATGTATTTTTCACCTTCCAGAGTCTCGCTAAAACTGCTGATCTGGCACGGAGCGCGCTAGTTGACTCCACTCTCCCTGATGACGCTGTAGATATACTCTACGAGGCCGCCGCGGGAGCCAAGACAAGTAACTCTCCTATCATCACTGAAACGGAGATAGAGACTCTGATATCAAACCGCACCGGCATACCAGTCGGCAAAGCGAGCGCGTCTGAACGCGAAGAACTGCTAAAACTAGAAGAGAACCTGTCCTCTATGGTGGTCGGCCAAACTGACGCACTCAAGGCCGTATCAAACGCGCT includes the following:
- a CDS encoding AAA family ATPase, with amino-acid sequence MNEREIQRTLRRNSAVLTLERVFPRRVRGNARRIVTIMIVIFGLFTAMLFFLGNSDFINESDVPSILNNLALEITRFVGALFILTVLWLILVTLDFFYYSNYFDGFKSTISRIELYKRRDGLSFALLKLLDGHRNEKDLAQIAFRSAQAHELVNRLGIPFRELRNFLKENDLGIPKEFPLRENGKMILIRDIIALSYHKSPAIQDFFFKRGVNSDIFYGALEWTEVMRRERLRNLTWWSRINLGEISGIAKDWAYGGAYTLRRYATEIRARRTHAGTSVLHARDEIETILSKSREANALLVGARGGGRDQVISDFAARVYEGKSPAPLEGKHIFRLDSVALSTNNPDKHSFESELLKLLNDSVRAGNIILVIDNISDFLLNARSIGVDVREIFDPFLASDSLQLVATATPEEVETSLRDFPFTRTRFEKIRVKIDDNKELISLLSYAALNIEARSDVFFTFQSLAKTADLARSALVDSTLPDDAVDILYEAAAGAKTSNSPIITETEIETLISNRTGIPVGKASASEREELLKLEENLSSMVVGQTDALKAVSNALRRNRAGIGEDDRPMGSFLFLGPTGVGKTQVARSLEATLFDENGVMHRLDMSEFQNENALDRLIGSIDSKSPGILEEKINRSPYGILLLDEFEKAHGNVHNLFLQILDEGFFANSHGKRVNMSNLIIIATSNAGNQEIQAAAKSSTDLSAFKDELISTLINDQIFRPELLNRFDEVVLFEPLSKDDLRAIAKLELEKLAERTESTRVRINITDELVEFLAEKGYDPRFGAREMKRVIQDSIERVLSEKILKGEALPGSTVSLSREELEKAL